From Epinephelus fuscoguttatus linkage group LG17, E.fuscoguttatus.final_Chr_v1:
agAGATGAACAGTATCTCTTCATTTCCTCCCACTGTGCAAagatgaagccaaaacatccaGGATATGGCAGCTGCTAGCTAGCACTGGCGATGTCATCTAGAGctagagtctgtgcagtagtaTTCTCCTTAGTATCAAGTTCCTGCCTATATACCTGTCTGACCTATCACAAGTAGTGCCAATGATCACACCGATTAGCACAGatagctgtcagtcatgtcataTCCCGTTCACTTATTCAGAGCTCCGCGCTCCCGGAGCGCAGCACATACTTTaggcacagacggagcagcagagccatAGACTGGAAAAATAATGGATTtagctaccgtgacatcacccaatGGTTTTttgactcccattttgaagcctgtagtttggcattttggctgtagctgttttgggtttttggagccagtagtatccatatttgggcgagagagTGAAGCTGTGGAAGGaacaaggggtggatctgaccgAGACTGAGGACTGTTCAAATCTCTACCCCGCGACTCAACTCACAAAGCTGTTactgaggagaaaaaaacccccaaaaaagtCATGAAGAGTTCCGCCTGTGCTGTTTTATGGACCCGCAAAAACCTCAGAATTCCAAGAGGGGACACAGAATGATGTGCCTCCCCCAGCCGTCAGCTACCACCACACatagattctaattctgtgggaaacaatgagtatgtttacatgcacactgatATTCCCCTAGTATACTGAGTATGACAATATTATGAATTTGGTACAGGTTaggatgttttgttttcagattaAGACGTGGGATATGTCAGTATTACTCAGGTTTTAAAAGCATcatttggacatgtatacagcatTCAGAATATGTGTCTCAACTTGGGTTTTTACCACAGTTTGCAACACATGGCCTCTTGTCTGTCttgtcagctctgtgcgttgtcatggagatgTTAAACAAAAACCAACTTGCCAACAGTTTGCAGGGCTGGTgcagagatgcatgcccaaagaaaaagcccacatttctgttTGGAAGAGGAAATACACCAACTTTCAAACATTATGTTAGACTTGCATGTAGGATCTTATCTGCAAATATCACAAgactgaccttttcaagaaggtggttgaaggaatgaaacaATGAGGTTGTGTTGGTAAGGTCTAACAAGTCAGCCACTGGTAGGAAACTcatggctgcatgtaaatgggaatattagtggaatattcattttcatgtaAAGAGCTTAGGAAAATTTTCCTTgtcagaataagggcaaaactggaatattttgtaCATGTAAACACAGTGAGTGGTACAGTTTATGGTCCACATGGGAGAAACTAATTAGTTACAGCCTTTATGATAAAAGATTCACTTGGCTCCATCTTTTAAAAACGTGTGTTGGTGAGAGTGAAAGAAATATGTGAAGctgcagagattttttttccttatacGGACTCCAGAATACATCTTTTCAGTTAAGATGAAGCTACACAATGAGGACTGTGCAATATATCGATATTGTATCGATATGGTGATATtagactagatattgtcttagataTTGGATATTGTAATATGGTTGGTGTCGTCTCTtcttggttttaaaggctgcattacattaaagtgatgtaattatctgaacttaccagactgttctagctgttctattatttgccttacCCACTGAgccattatatccacattaatcattactgatgattatttatcagaaaTCTCATggtataaatattttgtaaaagccCCAATAGTCAATAGTATCATCAGAGTATCACATCAAGGTATTTGATGAAAAAtgctgtgatatttgattttctccataacACCATCCCTATACACAGTCATAATAATTCTGTTTGTATTTGCCTTTACAttatgtagtcattttatggCGCTGTGCCTTTTGGTATTACATGTAATATTTGATTAACCTGTTCAGAACCCAAATATGttctaaacacaaaataaatattgtaaTGGTGGATTTCTACTCTAAATGCATTAGCATGATTAGGATACTTTattatgtgttattttttctgtccATTTCAGTGGATGAGGAATCTGAATGCAGACACCACCTAATagttaaaatgacaataaatggtCATAACAGACCTTTTTTTCAACAGAATACATGAGTTTTCAAgcctattttaaaaaaaaaacaaactgatgcaatgtgtatttttgagaGTTGTTCTTCACTTAGGCATCTTTGTCCTGGGTCTTGTGTGTAGACTTGTTACAGATGTTTTGTAGCACCATATGTAATccttttttgattgtttttatggatttgttttttctaaattctgtgttttctgtttcagattTCTAAATTCTGTGTTTTACAATTTTGTCTTCAGAATGGGTGTGTAACGATGTGATGAGTGAATAAAATTTTTAACAATTCAATAAGAAGACTTTCCAAATCTATCTAATCTAATGAATACCAATGAATTTGATGTAACACAACaattagggttgggtcggtatgagaaaaaaaaaaaaaaaaaacaaacggtctggtttttgtaaaaaaaaacaaacaaactgtcaagtcggtaataccggatttttgccacttgggggcgcaattgactcatttaaaataaaaaaacaaccttaggacaacagagtgaaagtaacaagttgtttcttttattccttacaaataaattttgcagcttactcaatcagtgcaaacaagggttgcctccttcatCTGGCTcatagccaaagtgttgccatagtggcgcattccTTGATTTCGTCGAGACTAAACTGTctgccattatcgactccccgtcactattaaacaaactccaggctacagtagagacGCATACGCACTCGCACAAAATCTACATCATtccagagctgtgcatttttggatggatgaaatgtacagagctgtaaagttgtccaccatggtaccagtttccTGCTAGGTAACAGTAGCAAACTTGTTTGATGGTTGTTTGGtttgtgacgtaataggtcaaccgggAAAAGGTCCAATAGTACCAAGCCGTAAGGGGGCATGTCTCCACTTATTGTAATGGAGTCTGACACACTTTGGTCAATAAATTGAttccctcccgtgcttgtatactgggataCGGACAGTAGTCCTATTAAATAGGGCGGCAACtaaggattattttcattgtcgactaatttgtcgattatttcttcgttTAGTCAACTAATAATTTTAtcagaaaatgtgttaaaatgttgaaaaatgtcggtttCTCTCTCCCataccccaaaattatgtcatctaatgtcttgtttcgtactcacgccaaagggttttaggtCACCGttacgggagagtgtgtaaagctgccaatattggAACATACGAAGCTGCAATaaaagtattttggggtacttttgtagtacttttctatgaaaaatgactcaaactgatcagtcgactactaaaatagtcatcgattattttagtagtcgattactcatcgattagtcgactaatcattgaAGCCCTACTATTAAATGGCCTAGTTAAGCTGTAAATGTAGCTCCACTTaactgcatgtaaacgtactgaatgGCGAATTCCTCAGTTTTTTGGATGACTGCAGGGTCAGGGATAACGCTAGCTTGATGGAAAAATATCAGACGCTTCCTGTGGATGAACCAAGAAAAAAGGGAGGACAGGATTTGATCCAGCTTGAGTGACTGGAAAAAAGGTCAGGCTGATGTTAGCTGTCACTCACATCTCCATGGTCAAGCCGTAGGCATGGTACACTACCCCATAGCCGGAGGTGCACCTCCGgcaaaatgtaactacacgttgcaGCGATGCAGACcacctgtctatttttgtaagctgaaaaccatttccctcagtggagacaaagcttctatttacttttatttcagaaaaataGAGGATAGGGGATATGGACAAAAAGTCAAATCtcagtatttacaggctgactgccaatacacaatatatataggAGCCAAATATGTTACTGGGAGGTTTGCTTCTGGCTGTAATTCACTGTGTGGGCATTGGGGGGCGCTGTACTGTCACCTGGTGAGTTCAGGTATTTTAGGATGTGACCTCACTATAATCATCAGGTGTTTGACCCAGAAGGGCAAAAGGTTTTTGACCGCTGTGGTGCTAACTGCCGGCGTTTTCTTTGTTTGATCAGTTGTCAATAAATCCGAATAAATGTTCATTATAATGCACCAGAAGACCAGCGTCCGGACTCTTTTACTCAGCATCAACAACGGTAACGTTAGGGTGAGAAACCAGTAAGTTAGCGAGGCACGTCAACCAGGTTACTCTGGGTCAAGCATCTCAGTAGCTAGTATAAGACTTAGTtcctataataatatatatctCAGCATTTTCTATGAAATGGGCTACATTgtcagttgcaagtcaaagctacatttgagatgtcacaaacACTTCTATAAGAACAGAAGTGCTCAAAAgttccctgtttgaaaatatacagctgcacaacatgtaaataagaaatgataataaaataaatagcagggctgtGCGTTAACTTTTTGCACACAGATAGATACAGAAGATAGATAGTAAAAGATAACATCTCACGTGTTTGCTTgcaaataacttttttttcactttatttataGCTATTTAcatgaatgaatatataaaacatttttctatctttttctgttcatctctctgtctctctcattccTGGTCTGATCCCTGTGGGTGGAGTTACAGTCAGGCAGAAGAACAGAGATTGGTATTGATTGGTCATTAAAGTATGAAAATAATTTCTCCTGCTTACAGTTAATGTGAGATCATGACAACAATAATTCCTGATCTCCACCGAGTAGTTgcctgaactgaaccaaaccttAACCATCAAGGTGGCAGAGCAGAAAATGTTAATATGAATCACTGACAAATGTCGATGTCTAGTGTTGTAACACCGTCTCCACgaaattacatttatacagTACTCATTTGGAACAGCAAGTTGTTTTAAAAGGGAATGTgttttatgtcaaaataatgtggaaaattttaaagtgatttttcttttctgttcttgcgatacacacacatgtagcaACTACAGCAAACTTTTTTAATATTATGTTTAAGTGCTCATAAAAGCCCAAATCTGAAGTAGGCCTACTTCTTTATAAATGGAtacattatatttttaaatctattATGTTAAAAACTAACTTTGGCAGaaaagtgtgtgttcatgggaAGCCTTCAGTCGTGGCAAGAAGCTGGTTGAGAAAATATGCTTTCAGGCCTTTAAGGTTTGGGAGTATCATGGTTGTGGTTTAATACTGAGTCAACAGCGAGGCCACATTATCATGTTTTTACCCATGTTTAACCCTAAACCCAACTGAAGAGATTCTGTTGTCTAAACCTGATCACACGCAGGAGTCAAGATGCAAACCCTGCTCTCTGGTGTCATCTATCCACCCTGATGGTAGAATCAGCAAATATTTTGACAATCAATGTCTTGTTAAAGTCATTAATTTAAGCAAAAATGCTCCATCATGAATATTTACCGCAATAGTACGAAATTTAACAGTGTCAACTTGGAGTTTTGAAAAAAGGTGCCTGTGTCCacactgggttttttttttcttttctttttctcattgCTGGTATCTTTTTCCAGTTGTTCCCAATGACGGCACTCCGAGTGCTACGAGTCGAAAATCACCCCTCCTTTAGCTACTATCTactgtcacaacaaagacagagaagcCCATGTGTGGGAGCAAATTGGCTGGCGGACACTGAAAgttgctggtgagtgttgtTCTTTTATCACCATTGTAAGCTTGTTGTTAACTGTGTAGTCTCTTTTTTGTTAATGTAGCATTACACTAGCAACCTAGCTAATGTTAACCTTGCCACAGAACCAAAACCCAAGTGCAACGCATAATTTTTTATGAAGTGCTCGCCAGCGCCCTGCCACTGCTTTTCTGCCAGAGAAAAACGCTATGTGAACACAGACCCTCACACATTTCTCACATTTTACAGACTGAAAGATTTAACGTGATGATAATCAGAAGATTATGCggtatgaaaataattgttagttacAAGCTGTGAATGTTATTTAGGCAATGATTTCTCATAAGCATGTAAAGGAAAAAACAAGTTGTGTATATATGAAGGTAATTTATAGGAGACAAGTAGGTGCCAATAAAGGagtcagaaaaacactcagatgggtggttttttttaaaatcagtgacaaacatcatattttgtttttattttgggggaTTTGTTGGCCGATGTCTCTGCTCCTCTTCGAgctctttcctccctctccttctcactCCCTCactgctctccctcctgctgTCCGTCTTTGTTGATGACGTTTTTGAAGAGCGTGAGCAGCGGCCTCTGGCTGCGTTCATCCCAGCTCTTCATGAAGCCACCGTAGCGTTTGCTGGCCGGTGGGCCACCCCAGCGGAAGTGCTTCATCTTGTACCCACCGTCTTTCTTTTCGTGGATGTCACCTGGGAGCTGCTCCTGCTCGTCTTCTGCCACCTCCTGccccttctcctcttcctccgcTGCAAGCAGCTTGCTGGTGAGCTCCCGCCTCCTCATCTCTCCGGGGAAAAGCTCGGCTGACTCTTCTTCTACGCCGTTTGAGGTGTAGACTTTGACCGGGCGGCGCTTTCGTCCAACAGGCTTCCCCCAGCGGAAATGCTCCATGGAGTAGGAGCGCTTGgcctgaggagaggagggggaagataaaagagggaggggaggcAGAGAATCGAGATCTGATGGAGGAACAGGTTGGAGGTGGTTGTCGCCTGGGATGACAGGTGTCTCTGCGGTGAGGTCGGAGCGACAGAGCTGGATACATTCCTgcaggagaggacagagatgTATTGTTAATATATGAATGGAGAAGAGAATGAAAAAGTTGTTCAGCAACAAACTGAAGACTCATTGTCTCATTAAAAAGCCTTATGGCAGCAGGCAGAAAAGACTTTCTGTACCTCCTTACATTTTGGTGGGATCAGCCTGTCACTATGTGTGCTCTTCCTAAAAACCTCTAATGCATGGAGTGGTGATCCGGGTATTCGCCGTGAACACCGGCTGTTCACTGACAATTGGAAGTGCTCCGCTTTCACCCAcggtcatgaaaaaaaaaatgttatcctGGAGAATAATTAACAAGGAAACACTTCTTCTTCAGGGCAGGCCCAGGCAGGCTACACAGTACGCAGGCTACTTTCCCGCAGCTGCTGCCTCTCTGTTGGACTCCGGTACTTCACGTTACTCacgagcctttttttttttccaaagtaaAATTCACATTCAGGGCTTTTCAGAAAACATCCAGGGCTTGAGCCCAAGTAGCCACCCCCTAGCCCCGCCCCTGGGCCAttctcagcagtcagacaggagtcatttTAATTTACAGGGTTGGTACCTGCGATATTCCACAGGCCAATCCAGCAATCCAATCTAgggtgacatgcagtaaagggctgcaggctggaatcaGGCCCGCAGGCACTGTggcaaggacactgcctttgtaTATTggatgcctgctctacccaAGCCACCGGGGACCCCAGCAAATTCTTATTCATAAGGCTCTTCTTGGTCTGTTACCTTCTACCTAGAGATCCACACCCTACAAACAAGTATTGTATGTTACTGTCTTCGCTTGCAGGACTTATTCTTACTAACTGTCCCTAAAGTTCAAACTGAACTGGGAAAAAAGGAGCTCAAGTATGCTGCTCCTTCAGCTTGGCATTACTTGCAAATTTGCTTGAATCTTCAGGAGTTGGTCTCATTTGACACATTAGAAATGTTTCTAAATGAAGCAGGTACATGtgcctgttgttgttttaaatgataGAAGAGTTTCTATCTTTTATATCttattgtttttgtgagttctttgtttttattttaaatttgtcaTATATTTGCTTTATTGTCTGCAACTGTTATTtgtgctgctgcctgtcttAGCCAGGACAATCTTGAAAAAGAGAATATTAATCtcaatgggtctcattcatgaaatgttagtaaatctgtgagtagatttgcacatGAAAAACCTTGGTACTAAAATCCTACACCAGATTCATGAACGCCGTAGAAACTTGGATCTGAACGTACATCCCGTCAAGCTGTGAACATGgagcaaacaaagagagagagagagaataacgTTTCCGTCACTGAGACTGAAGTTATTTTAGGTGAAGTGGggttgagaaaaacattttattttcttctgttagttgtggtgtgacagggacaggtgaACCAAAGGCCTGGAAGGAGGTAACGGGTGCTGTTGACTCCGTGTCCTGTTTTGTAAGAACCAATGAAAATGGTTTCACATGAAACTTGATGCAAAAAATGCGTTAAAGTGTGTTATTTGCCCAATAACTGCATTTGAGTCAAGCCCTGCCCCTCCCTCTAGTTTCCCTTGTGGCAGCCGTATGCAAATCAAGCGTCCTGCAGAGCATGTATCAAAGGCATCTGAGTATTGTGAACATAACAGAGaacaatatgaaataaaattgtaatttctaatAATAACAAGCAAGCATTTATGTGCAATATCTTgattacacaagcactacgagcgCCTTAGCACCTATGAAAAGATTGGAGCTACTAACATGTTTATGAAACACACATAAATTCCCCTCTGCAAACAGTTTGCACACAGATTTGTTCTGCTCATGTTTAATGAACGAGACAACGAGTTTTgctccaaaaaataaaaataaaatggggGGCAGCTCGGTGGTCATGCATTTAAGGTTGCGTTCTGCAATAAAATGATCACGATAGTTATGTTGATCTTATAGCCTGTCATACATTAGCAGTAAATGCAACAACAGGCAGTCAGTCCGTTGTCTGacttctctgctctctgttgctgCCTGTTTGCAGGAGGGAGGGGCTACGGTCTACACAGAGTGGACAGCAATGTTAACTTCAGAGCAGAGCCTACAGTGAAAACAGTGAAACAGAATGTAGGAATCAGTTTTACTAAGGTCAGTGATGCTAATTATCCACAAGTGTAAGTATAATCAATTTCCAACCAGCACAAcacaaagttgcataaaatgTGGCATCGTCGGGCCCACTCTGCCCACAGGAACTTGTTTCCTTCTCTTAATCCACATGCAGTTTGTTTTACACAGCCATGGAGCTTGTAACATTAAAGTGCTCAAAGTAAAACTTTTTCACCCAAAACTGAGGAAAGTGTTGACAAAAATGCCAGCACCATGTCAATTATATGGAGGTCATAAACAATGATTCACAGATTAAAACGGTCTGCAAAATACGCCGTTAGTTGATGCcccatttccaccgagcagAACAAtatggttcagttcagtgtagtacgcttt
This genomic window contains:
- the LOC125904314 gene encoding pro-opiomelanocortin-like, giving the protein MCPAWLLVAVAVVGVVRGAVSQCWEHPSCQEVKSEGSMMECIQLCRSDLTAETPVIPGDNHLQPVPPSDLDSLPPLPLLSSPSSPQAKRSYSMEHFRWGKPVGRKRRPVKVYTSNGVEEESAELFPGEMRRRELTSKLLAAEEEEKGQEVAEDEQEQLPGDIHEKKDGGYKMKHFRWGGPPASKRYGGFMKSWDERSQRPLLTLFKNVINKDGQQEGEQ